A segment of the Streptomyces sp. NBC_01235 genome:
ACCGTGAGATGCGCGCTACGTCGGTACTGCTGTCGGTGATGGCGCAGGTGCCGGAGTTCGGCCGGAGACTCACGGCGGCGTTCGGAGCACCGTCGGGCCGTATGGAGACGTTCACCGAGGTCTCCCTGCCGCACGGCGACACCCCGCGACGCCCCGACGGGGTTATCCGTGTCGAGCGGGCCGGCAAACTATGGACCGCGCTGGTGGAGACCAAGACCAACGGCAACGACCTCAAGCCCGAGCAGGTGCAGGCATACGTGGACATCGCCGCCCGCCGTGGATACGAGGCCGTGATCACGCTGTCGAACGACGTCGCGCTGGAAGGCAGCCCGCTCGTCGACGTCAAGATCGACGGACGGCGCAAGCACAAGGTGGCTCTCTGGCACCTGTCCTGGGCCGAAGTCACCCACCAGGCGCAGATGCTGATCCGGCACGAGGGCGTCGGAGACAAGGCGCATGCCTGGCTCCTCCAGGAACTGCTGTACTACCTGCGGCATGAGAACTCCGGCTGCCACGGCTTCCAGAACATGGGATCGGCCTGGGTCCCCGTACGCAACGGAATCGACGACGAAACCCTGTGCCAGGGCGACCCGCGCGCACTGGACGTGGTCGAGAGCTGGGAACGGCTCATCCGTCAGATCTGCCTGAGCCTCGGTGGCGAACTCGGACAGAAGGTACTGCCTGTCCAGCGCGCCAAGCGCGGAGCCGATCCGAAAGCGCGCCGCAGTCGCCTTGCCGATCAGCTCTGCCTCGACGGCAGACTTCAGGCAGAGCTCCGGATCGAGGGCGCACCCGGAATTCTGGCGATCAGCGCCGACCTGCGCACCGGCAAGCTTCGCACCTCCATCGAGATCCCCGCACCCGAGCAGGGCTACCCGTTGACCTGGGCCAAACGCCTCATCCGCCACCTGGCCGAGGCCCCAGCAGACCTCCACATCGAAACCCTGGTCGAAGGAGAGACCGGTGGGCCACGGGCCACGCTGGAGCGGCTCCGCCCGGAGCCGGCGGACATGCTCCCGAAGAACAACGACACCCACATCACTGGCTTCCGCCTGTCGCTGTTCAAAAGCATGGGAAGCAGTCGCGGGAACGCCGAATCCGGCTTCATCCGCAGCGTCGACGACGCCGTTCACCGCTTCTACACCACCGTCGTAGTCCGCCTGGACCACCCGACGCCCCGGCAAGCAACAGCGAAGGAACGCGCCGGAACGGGGTGACGTCCGGCCGTGGACAGTTGCACGTGGCCGCGGTTCACGTGCAACTGTCCACGGCCGGGCGCCACGAGGCCGGGTAGCCGCAATGGGACGAGCACCCTGAGCTTGGGAAGCTTGGGTCTTTTAAGGGCAGTTGTTGGGCTGAACTGCGGCGAAGCGGCTGTGTGATCCGACACCTGACTTGCTGGTCCCCGCCGTTCCCTCGCTGCTGTACTGCAACGGCTCCGGAGGCCGCTTGGCACCCGGACAACGCTGCAGGTCACGGTCCTGCACGTGGCAGATCAGGCGGGACGAGTCCACGGATAGGCCACGGCTGAATGAGAACTGTTTCAAGGTGCCGGGGCATCGGAGATCTGCTGTGCCAACTCCTCGACGACCTGAGGAACGACCCGTTGAGCACCTTCGTCTTCCAGCGCCTCAACCAGCGCCTGATGGACTTCGCCGTACGGATGTCCGGAATGAGAAGCTCGGGTACGGTCGACTGCCCGTTCGATCTTGGCAAGGTGGGCAGCCACGATCGGCATTGCCTTCTCGTACTCGCTGGGGTCGGTGGCCATGGACACAGCTGATCAAGACGGATCGAGGGGGTCAAGGCCCGCGGTGGCCATCAGCTTGGGAAGCTGCGGGCATATGCGGCTGGTACGGTCGCTGACCTGGGCGAACGTATGGCCCGTGCTCCTTCTGGGCTCGGCTGTCTTCACCGTGATTCCCCGCTGTTCCCCGCTCGATCTGGTGCGGTAGTGGTGCAGAGCTGCGGCGCCCAGGAGGTGA
Coding sequences within it:
- a CDS encoding TerD family protein, whose amino-acid sequence is MHEMVKGSNIALTALSENAGSVIVSLSWVSPTGEGDADVSVLLLDANGKVRSDSDFYFYNNPVAADGSVQLLGKTPTESGDEDRISFDLTAVPSGVDRIVVAASRYEGAGFGELEDLKVTLADGGGESFLKFAIDDAGTVGAIIFGELYRRGDEWKFRAVGQGYDTGLAGLAMDFGVDIDDDAGAEEALNGTESSEQADTAVQAPAVEQEPQVAPGLVPAPRPPGDEVGPKKAARPRTAKKKVTVPRVARKSLADNESWKQARLFPVSVLKSDRDREMRATSVLLSVMAQVPEFGRRLTAAFGAPSGRMETFTEVSLPHGDTPRRPDGVIRVERAGKLWTALVETKTNGNDLKPEQVQAYVDIAARRGYEAVITLSNDVALEGSPLVDVKIDGRRKHKVALWHLSWAEVTHQAQMLIRHEGVGDKAHAWLLQELLYYLRHENSGCHGFQNMGSAWVPVRNGIDDETLCQGDPRALDVVESWERLIRQICLSLGGELGQKVLPVQRAKRGADPKARRSRLADQLCLDGRLQAELRIEGAPGILAISADLRTGKLRTSIEIPAPEQGYPLTWAKRLIRHLAEAPADLHIETLVEGETGGPRATLERLRPEPADMLPKNNDTHITGFRLSLFKSMGSSRGNAESGFIRSVDDAVHRFYTTVVVRLDHPTPRQATAKERAGTG